Proteins encoded within one genomic window of Aerococcus viridans:
- the gap gene encoding type I glyceraldehyde-3-phosphate dehydrogenase yields MTTKIAINGFGRIGRLAFRRIKELRDSELQVVAVNDLTNNEDLAYSLKYDTAYGIFPYDIEVRGDSILVDGKEVKTFEEKDAKKLPWSDLDIDIVLECTGFYTTNEKAQAHIDAGAKKVIISAPTKDEETKVVVFGVNQEILSPSDKIISAASCTTNGLALMTKVLVDEFGIQRGLMTGSRAYTATQNMQDAPGGRKSRAGAQNVIPVTTGAANALGKVIPEVKGIITGTTTRVPVITAGFVELFSVLDREVTVDQINEVMKAAANDSYGYTEDEIVSSDVVGTTHGSVFDATLTEVLDANGGQLVKTVAWYDNEYGFVSNMIRLVEHFSKLV; encoded by the coding sequence ATGACTACTAAAATAGCAATTAATGGGTTTGGTCGTATTGGACGCTTAGCATTTCGCCGTATTAAAGAGTTGAGGGACTCAGAACTACAGGTTGTTGCAGTAAATGATTTAACAAATAATGAGGATTTAGCCTACTCTTTAAAATACGATACTGCCTATGGGATTTTCCCTTATGATATCGAGGTAAGAGGCGATTCAATTCTGGTTGATGGCAAAGAAGTTAAAACATTCGAAGAAAAGGATGCCAAAAAACTACCATGGTCCGATTTGGACATTGATATCGTTTTGGAATGTACAGGCTTCTACACAACTAATGAAAAAGCACAGGCACACATAGACGCTGGAGCTAAAAAAGTAATTATTTCAGCACCAACTAAAGATGAAGAAACGAAAGTCGTTGTCTTTGGTGTAAACCAAGAAATTTTGAGTCCAAGTGACAAAATTATTTCCGCCGCTTCCTGTACGACAAATGGTTTAGCCTTAATGACAAAAGTATTAGTGGACGAGTTTGGGATTCAACGAGGCCTGATGACAGGATCGCGTGCCTATACAGCGACACAAAACATGCAAGATGCTCCCGGGGGACGTAAAAGTCGCGCAGGTGCTCAAAATGTTATTCCTGTTACGACTGGCGCTGCCAACGCATTAGGAAAAGTCATTCCAGAGGTTAAAGGGATCATTACGGGTACCACCACACGGGTTCCTGTCATTACTGCGGGCTTTGTAGAACTGTTCTCGGTGTTGGATAGAGAGGTAACCGTTGATCAGATTAACGAAGTGATGAAGGCAGCCGCGAATGATTCATATGGGTACACTGAGGATGAAATTGTTTCCTCCGATGTCGTGGGGACTACACATGGATCCGTTTTTGATGCAACGTTAACAGAAGTATTAGATGCAAATGGGGGACAATTGGTTAAAACAGTTGCTTGGTACGATAACGAATATGGCTTTGTAAGCAATATGATCCGTCTTGTAGAACACTTTTCGAAGTTGGTTTAA
- a CDS encoding ISL3 family transposase translates to MNKFINTTLQLKDENIIFEDKVEEMIVKNIKSLIYFGKLDVNPQYCPACGCVKRGNSIVKNGSKKSRITLIKISGLPAYLELSKQRYHCRECDSYFTAKSEIVGDNCFISKRVKRMVLDFATNALTLKHIAETCNVSDHTVQRVINGAGKDLKPSIFDALPEHIAFDEFKGVKHAEGNMSFMFIDNTNSRIVDVLGDRRKFKLRDYFFAYPLKTRQKVQTVTMDMYMPYMEVVREVFPNAKIIIDRFHLVQALNRELNKLRIEVMNAFRVPDHRLYNKYKRYWRLFLMPRENLNSWDYQPFKLFDWLTNTGGILDYLLDKNPLLKNTYNIVHNLREALQENDSEVFKAQLAQSKLVKLPSGLSRVLRKFTKLQRYIGHTFKYNHLTNGRIEGLNNKIKILKRIAYGYRNFQNFRTRILMTNKLYLNEIPVVEAA, encoded by the coding sequence ATGAATAAGTTTATCAATACCACATTACAATTGAAAGATGAAAATATAATTTTCGAAGATAAAGTTGAAGAGATGATAGTTAAGAATATAAAATCACTGATCTATTTCGGCAAGTTAGATGTAAATCCTCAGTATTGTCCAGCCTGCGGCTGTGTGAAACGAGGAAATAGTATCGTTAAGAATGGATCTAAAAAATCAAGAATTACGCTAATAAAGATATCAGGGTTACCTGCTTACCTTGAATTAAGCAAGCAACGCTATCACTGTAGAGAATGCGATAGCTACTTCACTGCTAAATCAGAGATAGTCGGTGATAACTGTTTTATTTCTAAGCGCGTTAAACGGATGGTATTAGACTTTGCAACCAATGCGTTGACACTTAAACATATCGCAGAGACATGCAACGTTTCTGATCATACAGTTCAACGGGTAATTAATGGTGCTGGTAAAGACCTTAAACCTAGCATCTTCGATGCACTACCAGAGCATATTGCTTTCGATGAATTCAAAGGTGTAAAGCATGCCGAAGGAAATATGAGCTTTATGTTTATAGATAATACGAATTCACGTATTGTAGATGTGCTAGGAGATCGCAGAAAATTCAAGCTACGTGATTACTTTTTTGCCTATCCGTTGAAAACTCGTCAGAAAGTTCAAACAGTTACAATGGACATGTACATGCCTTATATGGAAGTCGTTAGAGAGGTATTTCCCAACGCCAAAATCATCATTGATCGTTTCCATTTAGTTCAAGCATTAAATCGAGAATTGAATAAGTTACGTATTGAAGTAATGAATGCCTTTAGAGTTCCTGACCATAGATTGTACAACAAGTATAAAAGGTATTGGCGACTATTCTTAATGCCCCGAGAAAACCTAAACTCATGGGATTATCAACCGTTTAAATTATTCGATTGGCTTACGAATACCGGTGGTATTTTAGATTATTTACTAGATAAGAACCCACTATTAAAAAACACCTATAATATCGTCCATAACTTGCGTGAAGCGCTTCAAGAGAATGACTCTGAAGTGTTTAAAGCTCAGTTAGCGCAGTCTAAGTTAGTTAAATTACCAAGCGGATTAAGTCGTGTGCTACGTAAATTTACCAAACTTCAAAGATATATTGGGCATACTTTCAAATACAACCACTTAACGAACGGCCGAATAGAAGGGTTGAATAATAAGATTAAGATCTTAAAACGAATAGCTTACGGATACCGAAACTTCCAAAATTTTAGAACTAGAATATTAATGACCAATAAACTATATCTAAATGAAATACCGGTAGTAGAAGCAGCCTAA
- a CDS encoding transposase family protein encodes MSHTSIIKQLCGIYDNNIDITIPKSMHLLPLEKYHEINHFVLHGVLTYKPKACMHCGVKNTGNQDTIKHGFKPAIIRLPNTATNPVLLKLQKQRFYCKHCAQTFIATI; translated from the coding sequence ATGTCCCATACATCTATTATAAAACAACTTTGCGGTATTTACGACAATAATATTGATATTACAATACCAAAATCTATGCATCTGTTGCCACTTGAAAAGTATCATGAAATAAATCATTTTGTTTTACATGGGGTTCTTACATACAAGCCTAAGGCTTGTATGCACTGTGGTGTAAAGAATACTGGTAATCAAGATACCATCAAACATGGCTTTAAACCAGCTATCATTCGATTACCGAACACAGCTACTAATCCTGTTTTACTTAAATTACAGAAGCAACGCTTTTATTGTAAACACTGTGCACAAACTTTTATCGCTACTATTTAG
- a CDS encoding heavy metal translocating P-type ATPase, giving the protein MSNNKKHSSHSHHNHGDMDHSKHDHNEMEHHGGHHDHHAGHDHSGHGAMGGHAHHHHGSFKEIFLKSLPLGIAILLITPMMDIQLPFQIIFPYADVVAAVLATILYIYGGKPFYMGAKDEFNSKAPGMMSLITLGITVSYAYSVYAVAARYVTGEHVMDFFFEFTTLILIMLLGHWIEMKALGEAGDAQKALAELVPKDAHVVLEDDSIETRPVSDLQVGDVIRVQAGENVPADGIIIRGESRVNEALLTGESKPIEKNVKDQVIGGSTNGSGILYVEVTETGDKSFISQVQTLISQAQSQPSRAENVAHKVASWLFYVAVVVSLIALIVWMIIADLPTAVIFTVTTLVIACPHALGLAIPLVVSRSTSLGASRGLLVKNREALEATTKADVMVLDKTGTLTTGEFKVLDVTVLSDKYSEEEITGLLAGIEAGSSHPIAQSIVNHAEAKGIKSVSFDSIEIVSGAGIEGEANGHHYQLISQKAYGKALRMDTPKGATLSILVENNEAIGAVALGDELKETSRNLIEALKNYGIEPLMATGDNEEAAQGVAEILGIQYRANQSPEDKYNLVESMKNQGKIVIMVGDGVNDAPSLAMADVGIAIGAGTQVALDSADVILTQSDPGDIESFIELANKTTSKMKQNLVWGAGYNFIAIPIAAGILAPIGITLSPAFGAVLMSLSTVIVAINAMTLKLEPK; this is encoded by the coding sequence ATGAGCAATAACAAAAAACATTCGTCACATAGTCATCATAATCACGGCGACATGGATCACTCAAAACACGACCATAATGAAATGGAACATCACGGGGGGCATCACGATCATCATGCTGGTCATGACCACAGTGGGCATGGCGCAATGGGAGGGCATGCCCACCACCATCACGGTAGCTTTAAGGAGATTTTCTTGAAGTCACTCCCATTAGGAATTGCAATCTTACTCATTACTCCTATGATGGATATTCAGTTGCCTTTCCAAATTATCTTTCCTTATGCAGACGTTGTAGCAGCTGTATTGGCAACAATTCTATACATTTATGGCGGAAAACCATTCTACATGGGTGCGAAAGATGAGTTTAATTCAAAAGCTCCAGGCATGATGTCCTTGATTACTTTGGGAATAACGGTTTCTTATGCCTATAGTGTTTACGCAGTGGCCGCTCGATATGTAACTGGAGAACATGTCATGGACTTCTTCTTTGAGTTTACAACGTTAATTTTAATCATGTTATTAGGACACTGGATTGAAATGAAGGCATTGGGTGAAGCAGGGGACGCGCAAAAAGCATTGGCTGAGTTGGTGCCGAAAGATGCTCATGTTGTTTTAGAAGACGATTCGATTGAGACTCGTCCTGTGTCTGACCTTCAGGTTGGAGATGTTATCCGTGTTCAAGCAGGAGAAAATGTTCCAGCTGATGGTATCATTATTCGCGGAGAATCCCGTGTAAACGAGGCCCTCTTAACAGGTGAATCTAAGCCAATCGAAAAGAATGTTAAAGATCAAGTCATTGGTGGATCAACAAATGGTAGTGGTATCCTATATGTAGAAGTAACAGAAACAGGGGATAAGTCCTTTATCTCACAAGTACAAACATTAATTAGCCAAGCACAAAGCCAACCATCTCGAGCAGAGAATGTGGCTCACAAAGTAGCTAGCTGGTTGTTCTACGTTGCCGTTGTAGTATCTTTAATCGCTCTAATAGTCTGGATGATCATTGCGGACCTACCCACAGCCGTTATCTTTACTGTGACTACGTTAGTTATTGCCTGCCCACATGCTTTGGGTCTTGCTATTCCCTTGGTAGTATCACGTAGTACTAGTTTGGGTGCAAGCCGAGGATTACTGGTTAAAAATAGAGAAGCTTTGGAAGCAACTACTAAAGCGGATGTTATGGTATTGGATAAAACAGGTACTTTAACAACTGGTGAATTTAAAGTGTTGGACGTCACTGTTTTGAGTGATAAATATTCTGAAGAAGAAATTACAGGCTTGTTGGCGGGTATAGAGGCGGGCTCCAGTCACCCGATTGCCCAATCGATTGTGAACCACGCTGAAGCGAAAGGCATTAAGTCAGTTTCCTTTGACTCCATTGAAATCGTTTCGGGAGCAGGAATAGAAGGGGAGGCGAACGGCCACCACTATCAATTAATCAGCCAAAAGGCATACGGAAAAGCATTGCGTATGGATACTCCGAAAGGCGCTACTTTAAGTATCCTTGTAGAAAATAATGAAGCAATCGGCGCTGTCGCATTGGGAGATGAACTGAAAGAAACCAGCAGAAACTTGATCGAGGCACTGAAAAATTACGGAATTGAACCACTCATGGCTACTGGTGATAACGAGGAAGCTGCACAAGGAGTTGCAGAAATTCTAGGGATTCAATATAGAGCCAATCAATCTCCAGAAGATAAATATAATTTAGTAGAATCAATGAAAAATCAAGGTAAAATAGTCATCATGGTGGGAGACGGCGTTAATGACGCTCCGTCTCTAGCGATGGCAGATGTGGGTATAGCAATTGGTGCCGGCACACAAGTAGCTTTGGATTCTGCGGATGTTATCCTTACTCAGTCTGATCCAGGGGATATTGAATCCTTTATCGAGTTAGCAAACAAGACAACAAGTAAAATGAAACAAAATCTGGTATGGGGAGCAGGGTATAACTTTATCGCAATCCCAATAGCTGCAGGAATACTAGCACCAATTGGCATTACCTTGAGTCCGGCCTTCGGCGCCGTCCTCATGTCCTTATCGACCGTTATTGTTGCCATCAATGCTATGACATTGAAATTAGAGCCGAAATAA
- the tcrZ gene encoding copper chaperone TcrZ, whose product MKKEVLLDGVKCAGCANTVQERFSAIEGVESVEVDLATKKAVLESQTEIDTETLNAALAETNYSVLSA is encoded by the coding sequence ATGAAAAAAGAAGTCTTATTAGATGGCGTAAAATGTGCAGGTTGTGCGAACACGGTACAAGAAAGATTTTCAGCTATTGAAGGGGTTGAATCTGTAGAGGTTGATTTAGCGACTAAAAAAGCAGTACTTGAAAGTCAAACAGAGATTGATACCGAAACGCTCAATGCTGCTTTAGCAGAAACTAACTATTCAGTATTAAGTGCATAA
- a CDS encoding helix-turn-helix domain-containing protein → MSKKIYSQAEIQALRNNPNVKSVTEKSITYSSEFKIKAIKQSKQGMKSTQIFELAGLPSHLIGKGKSDQSLSRWKRLYKDHGEDVLLQENRGSKNNGPY, encoded by the coding sequence ATGAGTAAAAAGATATATAGCCAAGCTGAGATTCAAGCTTTAAGAAACAATCCTAATGTGAAAAGTGTGACAGAGAAAAGTATTACCTATTCATCAGAATTCAAAATAAAGGCCATTAAACAAAGCAAACAAGGCATGAAATCTACTCAGATATTTGAACTTGCTGGACTTCCTTCTCATTTAATCGGAAAAGGAAAATCCGATCAATCACTATCACGTTGGAAAAGATTATATAAAGATCATGGAGAAGATGTATTGTTACAAGAGAATCGTGGTTCAAAAAATAATGGTCCCTATTGA
- a CDS encoding RNA-guided endonuclease TnpB family protein: MQLTKTIKVQLYPSASDIEKFEETQQQFLNACNFVSTYIFDHDFELGQTTLHNALYHQIRQDFGLQSQMAQSVMRTVIARYKTVKTQFIQKPKRYKDIHTGKYHTLYKDLYHLTKPLGFKQPVAVFVRNRNYAYHQNNTYSLTTNQGRIKVSCDKQHIAYLQQFSQNAYKFGQAELRCRKGKWFLHVSASKEIDSSDETNIQRIEGIDRGLRQILTIADDTAHTTFYSGKSLMKKRRRFKELRQSLQAKNTKSIRRRLKTIERRENRWMNDVNHQLSKTLVDRYGANTLFVVEDLTNVTFNTTHHRKQDARYEHHSWRFFDFEEKLMYKALESGSQVLKVSAQFTSQRCPKCESIDRANRQQDKHLFTCQNCGYQSNDDRVAAINIQELGHRYLSSEKNPRFEKVVPIQNY; the protein is encoded by the coding sequence ATGCAGTTAACGAAAACGATTAAAGTGCAATTATACCCAAGTGCTAGTGATATTGAAAAGTTCGAAGAAACTCAACAACAGTTTTTAAACGCTTGTAATTTTGTTTCGACATATATCTTTGACCATGACTTTGAATTAGGTCAAACGACTTTGCACAACGCCTTGTATCATCAGATACGTCAGGATTTTGGGCTGCAATCTCAAATGGCCCAGTCCGTGATGCGTACGGTAATCGCGAGATATAAGACCGTGAAAACACAGTTTATACAAAAACCTAAGCGTTATAAAGATATCCATACAGGTAAATATCATACCCTATATAAAGACCTTTACCATTTAACGAAACCCCTAGGGTTTAAGCAACCAGTCGCTGTGTTCGTACGTAATCGTAACTACGCTTATCACCAAAACAATACCTATTCACTGACGACCAATCAAGGACGAATTAAAGTGTCTTGTGATAAGCAACATATCGCTTATCTTCAACAATTTAGCCAGAATGCTTACAAGTTCGGTCAAGCTGAATTACGCTGTCGTAAGGGTAAGTGGTTCTTACACGTGTCCGCAAGTAAAGAGATAGACAGCTCAGATGAAACGAATATTCAACGTATTGAAGGCATTGACCGTGGTTTAAGACAGATACTAACTATTGCGGATGATACAGCTCATACTACCTTCTATTCGGGTAAAAGCTTGATGAAGAAAAGACGGCGTTTTAAGGAATTGCGCCAGTCCTTACAAGCGAAGAACACCAAATCAATTCGTAGACGCCTTAAAACAATTGAAAGACGAGAGAACCGCTGGATGAATGATGTGAACCATCAATTATCAAAGACACTCGTTGACCGATACGGGGCCAATACCTTGTTTGTGGTGGAAGATCTTACGAACGTTACTTTTAACACGACTCACCACCGTAAGCAAGATGCACGGTATGAACACCATTCTTGGCGATTCTTCGATTTTGAAGAAAAGTTAATGTATAAAGCTTTAGAAAGTGGTTCGCAAGTTTTAAAAGTATCCGCACAATTTACGTCCCAACGTTGTCCGAAATGCGAATCAATTGATAGAGCTAATAGACAACAAGATAAGCACTTGTTTACTTGTCAAAATTGTGGGTATCAATCAAATGATGACCGTGTGGCAGCTATCAACATTCAAGAATTGGGTCACCGATATCTGTCGAGTGAGAAAAACCCGCGGTTTGAAAAAGTTGTGCCAATACAAAATTATTAA
- the budA gene encoding acetolactate decarboxylase, which produces MAKLFQHQTLGDLMAGFFDGSMTIEDLLKEGNYGIGTMDHLDGELIVIDGKAYQAKENGELVVLKGDETVPYAAVTDFTPDQTFTVNQLFTLGEWHQFLKGKLKSLSTFSVIRIEGSFDFMHTRVIPRVEEPYPRFIEASRKQPEFKQENVKGTCIGIYGPYLFEGVVKQGFHCHFISEDKNFGGHIIDYTINHADVSVQTVTDFHQHFATDNAAFMNATVNYDNLIAEINKSE; this is translated from the coding sequence ATGGCGAAACTATTTCAACATCAAACATTGGGCGACTTAATGGCGGGCTTTTTCGATGGGTCGATGACCATAGAAGATTTATTAAAAGAGGGCAATTATGGGATTGGCACCATGGACCATTTAGATGGGGAATTGATCGTGATTGACGGTAAGGCATATCAAGCCAAGGAAAATGGCGAATTAGTCGTTTTAAAAGGGGACGAAACCGTGCCGTATGCAGCCGTGACTGACTTTACCCCAGACCAAACCTTCACCGTAAATCAATTATTTACCTTAGGTGAATGGCATCAGTTCCTTAAAGGGAAATTGAAATCCTTATCGACATTTTCAGTCATCCGCATCGAAGGGTCTTTTGATTTCATGCATACTCGGGTCATCCCGCGCGTTGAAGAACCTTACCCGCGTTTTATCGAAGCCAGTCGCAAGCAACCTGAATTCAAGCAAGAAAATGTCAAGGGTACTTGCATAGGAATATACGGTCCCTACCTATTTGAGGGTGTAGTTAAACAAGGTTTTCATTGCCATTTTATCAGCGAAGACAAGAACTTTGGTGGCCACATCATTGATTACACGATTAATCATGCAGATGTATCCGTCCAAACCGTCACCGACTTCCACCAGCATTTCGCAACGGATAATGCAGCTTTCATGAATGCCACAGTCAATTACGATAACCTCATTGCAGAAATTAACAAGAGTGAATAA
- a CDS encoding heavy-metal-associated domain-containing protein — MKKEVLIEGMKCEGCANTVQERFAEIEGVESVKIDLANKKATIESQSEILENRFVAALADTKYSLVK; from the coding sequence ATGAAAAAAGAAGTATTGATTGAAGGTATGAAATGTGAAGGTTGTGCGAACACGGTGCAAGAAAGATTTGCGGAAATTGAGGGAGTAGAATCTGTAAAAATCGATTTGGCTAATAAAAAAGCCACGATCGAAAGCCAATCCGAAATCTTAGAAAATAGATTTGTCGCTGCGCTAGCCGATACGAAATATTCGTTAGTGAAATAG
- a CDS encoding APC family permease yields MEKTELKKSVSGLTALTVLVGTVIGAGIFFKPTAVYSASGAPGVGLLAWFVAGIITITGGLTVAEIGTIYSESGGLMLYMEKVYGKIWGFLAGWAQMIVYFPANFAALAIIFATQVINLFGLSDQLIIPIAIGTALFIALMNFMGTKHGSRIQNVATFLKLIPLFIIIIAGLLYPGGGQQSLMPFVSEDHSFLTALSSALVATLFAYDGWMNVGTLAGEMKNPGKTLPRVIVGGLSIVMAVYLAINVAYLFVVDSATLAGTATPAAAVASKLFPGIGGKLITVGILISVFGAMNGYFISAMRIPYVLAKRGLLPFADWFGVLHPKTYVPMNGGIMIVSISVVMMLSGSFNQLTDLIVFVIWIFSTMTFLAVIILRKRKPAIERSYKVPLYPFIPLVAIAGGLFILVSTLLTQPFNALLGIVLTLLGVPVFLYTQKNQKAPVLIEEE; encoded by the coding sequence ATGGAAAAAACGGAATTGAAAAAAAGTGTCAGCGGCTTGACTGCGCTGACAGTATTAGTGGGTACTGTAATTGGAGCGGGGATCTTCTTTAAGCCTACAGCGGTGTATTCTGCTAGCGGGGCTCCGGGTGTTGGGCTGTTGGCTTGGTTTGTTGCCGGTATCATTACCATCACTGGTGGTCTGACTGTTGCTGAAATTGGCACGATTTACTCGGAATCGGGCGGATTAATGCTGTATATGGAAAAAGTATATGGAAAGATTTGGGGGTTTCTGGCTGGATGGGCACAGATGATTGTTTATTTCCCAGCAAACTTTGCGGCTTTGGCCATTATCTTTGCGACGCAAGTTATCAATCTTTTCGGGTTAAGCGATCAATTGATCATTCCCATTGCGATTGGGACCGCCCTCTTTATAGCCCTCATGAATTTTATGGGAACGAAGCATGGCAGCAGGATTCAAAATGTCGCTACTTTCCTGAAACTTATTCCTCTTTTTATTATCATTATTGCTGGGTTACTTTATCCTGGAGGAGGTCAACAGAGCCTTATGCCTTTTGTTTCAGAAGACCATTCTTTCCTGACTGCTCTTAGCTCAGCACTGGTTGCCACCCTTTTTGCTTATGATGGTTGGATGAACGTGGGGACGTTGGCGGGAGAGATGAAAAATCCCGGGAAGACATTGCCTCGTGTGATTGTCGGCGGACTCTCCATCGTGATGGCCGTTTATCTTGCAATCAATGTTGCCTATCTTTTTGTAGTCGATAGCGCTACTCTTGCAGGTACTGCTACCCCTGCAGCAGCTGTTGCTTCTAAACTGTTTCCAGGTATTGGCGGCAAATTAATCACGGTGGGAATCTTAATCTCTGTTTTTGGTGCAATGAATGGCTACTTCATTTCTGCTATGCGCATTCCCTATGTACTGGCAAAAAGAGGATTGCTTCCTTTTGCTGATTGGTTCGGTGTTTTGCATCCCAAAACTTATGTCCCAATGAATGGCGGCATAATGATTGTTTCTATCTCTGTCGTGATGATGCTGTCCGGTTCGTTCAATCAGCTGACTGATTTGATTGTATTCGTTATATGGATTTTCTCTACCATGACTTTCCTGGCAGTCATTATCCTGCGGAAAAGAAAACCCGCAATTGAGCGCTCTTACAAAGTGCCACTCTATCCCTTTATTCCGCTGGTAGCAATTGCAGGAGGCTTGTTTATTTTAGTGAGTACTTTGCTGACGCAGCCGTTCAACGCTTTATTGGGAATCGTCTTGACTCTGTTAGGTGTTCCTGTTTTCTTATATACTCAAAAAAATCAAAAAGCTCCCGTTTTAATTGAAGAAGAATAA